One part of the Schistocerca cancellata isolate TAMUIC-IGC-003103 chromosome 12, iqSchCanc2.1, whole genome shotgun sequence genome encodes these proteins:
- the LOC126109510 gene encoding uncharacterized protein LOC126109510: MLPTPSGTLSPPPPVSAPPPPRRPSSPRRFFARLYGPATPAPGHDATADAGAASAPDAAPARVTSALSLSLPQQFSRPPPPPGAFLALPPPHAASVHGVPPPLPPLDAAHFPAGFSAFRKYRQSTLLQHASGRIALPIY, translated from the coding sequence ATGTTGCCCACCCCCAGTGGGACTCTGAGCCCTCCGCCCCCGGTGTCGGCGCCTCCGCCCCCGCGCCGTCCGTCGTCCCCGCGGCGCTTCTTCGCGCGCCTCTACGGCCCAGCGACGCCCGCCCCCGGCCACGACGCCACCGCCGATGCCGGTGCCGCCTCCGCCCCCGACGCCGCCCCCGCTCGCGTCACCAGCGCCCTGTCACTGTCGCTGCCGCAGCAGTTCTCgcggcccccgccgcccccgggcgCTTTCCTGGCGCTGCCGCCCCCACACGCCGCCTCCGTCCACGGAGTGCCGCCCCCGCTGCCACCCCTCGACGCAGCTCACTTCCCAGCTGGCTTCTCCGCCTTCCGTAAGTACCGACAATCTACCCTCTTACAGCATGCCAGCGGTAGAATTGCATTACCCATTTACTAG